Genomic window (Erythrolamprus reginae isolate rEryReg1 chromosome 3, rEryReg1.hap1, whole genome shotgun sequence):
ATGCAAAAAATAGCATCCAGGATTCTTTGTCTATTAGGAGATCAAATGTTTCTGAAAATAGAGATCTTTGAAACCTGGTTGTTTGGAATTAATAAAGAATtgctgattggattggattaataTACTGCAAGGGGCCATCTTATCCACAATTTTAcagcattcctctttctttctgctCAGTTTAGCCATAGATACTGAAGAACCTGTTAACATGCTAATTCTCTGGATCATATTTTCTGTTACTTCTCAGAAAGTTGTATGTCTCAAAATACACTGTCTATATTTTCCAAACAGATATAGCAGTTAAGCAGTAAAATACAGATCTTGGTGTCCTGAAACTTCATTTTCTGAACCAATGTCGTAACTGTTTTGGCATTTCATTGAAAAAGGTATACAAATAGTTTTTCAAAAGTGTTATTAATTTGCTGTTTTGGTGGAGTAAAAATTTGCTTTGGAAGAAGAGAGCATATATAAAAGCTGTTATTTAGTTGCAAATGTcagttccttttttcttttttggagttTAAGTCTAAACTAGAAGATGTCTCAGCAGTTGTTACAATTGTTTCATACCTTTATTATAGTGCCTTGTATAAACCAATGAGGTATGTCAGACTTATGCTAGTCTGACTTGTGGACTCAACGAGGTATTTTGCAAAATGAAGATGACCTAATCAAATCTTGTAAGAGTGgctcattcattaattcaataCACTCACAAGGTAGCTACTCTACACCAGTTTTTAGGATAGGACATTGTTTTGCTTCATTGCATTGCTTGGAAGTCTATTGCCCACGTTGCTGATACTGTACTGAAATAGAATTTGAAATAAGTCTCCAAAGTTACAGTTGTTTCAAATTAAGATAAatcatttttaatgttttcttattTGCAGTTTTGTAGGAAAAATAATTAGTTCCTTCGTGCACAGAACAAAACTCTTTGCAGGGCTCAAAAGTAAGTTAGTATTCTAGAAAAAACTTACAAACGTGCCTTCATCAAAGGttaaaggaaggggggaaagcaCTAATTTAAGAGCAATATGGAATTTTTGGTAAACAAATCATTTACTAATTCTGTCTTAATCCTTTTGGAATTTCATAATCTGTGGTTATTTATCTTGTTTGCATTTTGCTGTTTTTAAGCTAGTAAAATCGTAATTTGAAGGTTCTAGGTTGCTTCAAGCTACACTTTCATTACTTGTTGCTCTGCTGACTGAAAAGTACCGGTAGATGTTGAAAAACTACTGTAGGGCATGCTAATACAAATTTTTACTATATCAGATTTATGTAAACATTAATTTATTACTACATATTTCTTCTGAAGTTAAATGTCTGTTGCTGTTTGTGAATTTGTGAATTCTAAGgattttctgtttcatttttaaaggtAACTACTAGCACATTCACAATGAAGGATCATCCTTTGACTGGGAGCCAAGTCAAAGTTGAGCAATTATTTGAAGACTCTGGAAATAGAAGAAGCAGTACTCTGCAGTCCACTGGAATAAATGTATCTGAAAGATCATTTCCAACTCCAGTAAAAGAGAAAAGCTCTGATAGTATCTGCACCATCAAAAATAGTGGCAGCTCAATAAAAGCACAGAAAGCTGGTTGTCTGTCTGCAGAACAAGCACTGAAGCAATATAAACAGCAGTTAACAACCTTTGAGCAACaagaaatatttaattttccTGAAATTTATTTTGTCGGCCCAAATGCAAAGAAAAAGCAGGGAGTTAGTGGTGCGCCAAACAATGCTGGATATGATGATGAACAAGGCAGCTATATTCATATAGCTCATGACCATCTTGCGTACCGATATGAAGTAATTAAAATAATTGGGAAAGGCAGCTTTGGCCAAGTAGCTAAAGTGTTTGATCACAAAACCCACCAACATTTGGCTCTAAAGATGGTGCGCAATGAGAAACGGTTTCACCGGCAAGCAGCAGAAGAAATACGTATCTTGGAACATCTCAAAAAGCAAGATAAAACTGGCGGCATGAATGTTATTCACATGCTAGAAAGCTTTACCTTTCGAAATCATATATGTATGACTTTTGAGCTCTTGAGCATGAATCTATATGAGCTGATCAAAAGAAACAAGTTTCAAGGCTTCAGTGTGCAGCTTGTACGTAAATTTGCCCACTCAATATTGCAATGTCTGGAGGGGCTATTCAGAAACAAAATTATACATTGTGACTTAAAACCTGAAAATATTCTTCTGAAACAACAAGGGCGGAGTGGAATCAAAGTAATTGATTTTGGATCTAGTTGTTTTGAGCACCAAAGAGTTTATACTTACATACAATCTCGGTTTTACAGAGCCCCAGAAGTTATCCTGGGAAGCCGCTATGGGATGCCCATAGATATGTGGAGTTTTGGCTGTATTCTGGTGGAACTTCTGACTGGTTATCCTTTGTTTCCAGGAGAAGACGAGGGTGATCAGCTAGCTTGTATGATGGAGCTCCTTGGAATGCCTCCACAGAAATTGCTAGACCAATCCAAACGAGCCAAAAACTTCATCAATTCGAAAGGTCATCCTCGCTATTGCAGTGTAACAACTCAAGCAGATGGGAAAGTTATTCTTAATGGTAGCAGATCTCGAAGGGGTAAAATGCGCAGTGCTCCAGGCAACAAGGACTGGATCACAGCATTAAAAGGCTGTGATGACTCtttgtttatagaattcttaaAAGAATCTCTTAATTGGGATCCTTCTGCAAGGATGACTCCTAGCCAAGCTTTAAGACATCCTTGGATTTGTAAACGAGTACCTAAGCCTCCCAGCGTGGATAAAAGTTCAGGCAAAAGGATTGCACACTATACAAACGCTTTCCCAGGGATAAATTCCAGATTACCCCCAGTTGGGATAGCAAACAAACTGAGAGCTAATCTAATGTCTGATTCAAATGCCAATATACCTCTATGTACTGTGCTACCAAAACTGGTCAGCTAATAGAGAATTACATATTCCCAGGGTACATATTCTGTGTTTGTTATTATCTCTTTGAACGACAAAGAGATTAGTGTAGGGCCTGGGGTAAAGATAATTGAAAGCTgaacttgttaaaaaaaaaacactgaatGAAAACAAGCATTTTAAGGGCTATAATTATTTAATCAAATTGTTTCAGCTAGAATGGGATGCTTATTGTATACATTTGTTTTATTCAGTAAGGTCACATGATCTATAACATTTTTGGAGCAACTTTATAATAAACCACAAAATCACATGTTTATCCAGATAGTCATGTAACCAGAAAATTGAGTGCAATGTGAGATAATTGCACTTAACAGTAAATTCCTTACAGAACGCTGGTCAAAAAGCACAAGTTCTTAACTTTTGTTGTTTAGGAATTATTTTGTAGTAATTTCTACATATAATTACAAGATTTCTTAGTATGCAAAATTAATTTGTGAACTCTCCTTCAAATTTCTTGCAGACAAGCACCTTGCAAAAATATGTGGTGAGCCACAGCTATGAAGATAATAGTTTATGGACTCtcgttttaatatttttaattcttcattccaacattttaaattgaattaattgaTCACAGATGgagataaaaatatttcttgtgtATTAAAATAAGTTGCTTTTAATTTTAGTAAAGGATGAACTGAGCAAAATGCTGTTTTCATATCTCAGATACAAAAAAAGATGGGTGCTTCAGATATTTTGTACAGAAAAATGTAACGGGCAGCATCTGGATACTGgcaaataaaactatttttactAGCACACATAAGCTTCCCTCTTGGTTTTCCCATTCAGGATCTTGATTATGAAGACTTGATCTTTAGCAAAGGACAAAACAATACTACTCAGACCTAATGTACAGTTTAGCTATATGGTGCAAATTTATTGAATCACTATTAATGGTAGCCATTTGCATTGAATGTTTACTAAACAGTTAAACTATTATTTAAATTCCATTTTCTACATTGGGTACATTCTATGTTGTAGCTAATAATTTGTAGGACAGCTAATCACTGAGAAATCAATTTGCTTCCTCTTGTTTTTGTGTTTACTCTCATGAATTAACATCACAAATGGTAATTAGATATTCTATCAGCAGTTTATTCAGATTGCAATGCAATTTCTGTACATCTGTTAATACTATTACATAAGTAAGAAAATGTGAAGAGTCCtcaagaatggagattttatagatGCTCACTATTCTGAACCAGAAACCTCTATTGCATTTacatataaattattaaatttccaaataaataCCTTAATTTCTTTATTTCAGATAGTTGGGTTGTTACATCTgcatagccaggggtgggctactgcccggagggggggggggaaacgcagtggggtagcaaaaaaggaactccaccccagagcatccaatttgcactgaaagatgttgaaagaaaatacagggcatcctgcataagccctgcccacagtgtggtagtaaaaaaattagcccttcactgtgcataGCCATTTAACATTATTTGAAATTAAGAATTACGTCTTAACAGTAATGATCACAGTTGAGGTTTTTTAGGTTGTCGACATCCTCGAGGTgattcaaataaaaatattttattgcagcAGCAGACATTGAGTGCATAAAGCATTGTGCATATTATTCTAGAGATATGTCCAGGGACCTCAGTGGGATTTATTTCCTAATTCATTTGTATAGCACAATTTAAAGTAACCCTCTacttaaatagttttttttaaaaaatttgcttGGAAAAAAGTATTTCTCTTACTGAGAAATGTCGTGTATTACGatacactgtttttatttttaaagtgcaTGGTTTCATATACTGTAACATGAAATAATTATCAAATTATTATTGCAGATAaacaatttgtttttattttattattagagttgaaagggaccttgcaggtaatctagtccaatgccctgctcaagcaggagatccttcaccaccccagtcagatggcagtccaatctctttttgaatgtgtcaagtgttggggcgttcacgaCCTCCGCTGGCAAGTGGttacactggttgatcactcgcactgtcagaaagttcttccttatttccaggttgaatctctccttggtcagcttccatccattgcttctggtctggccctctggtgtcctGGAAAACAGTGTTGCCCCCTCCTCTATATGACAACCCTTGAGTAcgtgtatactgctatcatgtcccctctggccctcctttttgctaaactatccatggccagttcctgcaatctctccatatgtcttggtttccagtccccttatcattctggttgctctcttctgaacTTTCTCTAGGGTTTCAATGTTCTTTTTATAGAGAGTTGACCAAAATTGAacacagtactctaggtgtggtctgactaggacgttatagagtggtattagtacccccTGGTCTtgggagtgtatccctctgttgatgcagcttaagattgtgttggcttttttggctaccgctgcacattgctggctcatatttagttggttatttgtttgttcgttcaacTTCTAAGCTGCCCTTCTAGGAAGTTATCCCAGAaagttatccaccaagactccgagatctctctcacagtcactactgTTAAGTGTTGTTTCTCCCAGTTTGTTTTACTTTCACCATGGCAAGAAAATCTTAAAcatcttaaaatattttattacataAACATTTAATGTTTATTgcacttgtatttatttatttattcaaatttctaGGGCACCCTTCTCCAAGGGACTCAGCGGTTTACAGAATAAAATCAGTACAAAATACTGGTATAAAATTATAATCCCAGCCTTAAAACCCAAATCTAAAAATCCCAAACATTGAAATCCATTCATCCAAGCTCCTCCCAATCACAATCATACTATCGGCTGAAGCAGAATATtcatgctcaacagccccaggcccgCTGGCAAAGGTGTTGGGgcagtttacaaagaataataatGTGAAGCAGGAGCAAGTACAATAAAACAAACTAAAATTGAAAACATGACTTTAGTTGCACGTTTATAGCTCATTgcattttggtttttaattggtCATCCtttgtataaaatataataaaagttcCACAAAAATATCTACAAGCTATACTTGTCTGGGATACGTTatagcttttttttaaattagctttAAATAATGCTGAATCTTGCAGGTAAAAGTCACCGTCAATGAAATCTGGGTCATTTTgagaaataaaatacaaacagTCCTcaacaacagttcctttagtgactgaagttacaacagcactggaaaaaagtgacctattacCAGTTTTTCACATTCATGATCATTACAGTAGCCCCTTGGTCATGTGATTTGGAtgtttgacaactggttcatatttatgatcgttTCAGTGTCCTGGgcttatgtgatcaccttttgcaaccttctgacaaagttaatggggaagccagatttacttaaccatTTTACTaaacaactgctgtgattcacttaacaaatgtgacaagaaaagtcataaaatggggaaaaactccACAAATATCTCATTTAGCAacctaaattttgggctcaattgtgattgcaaGTTAAAGACTActtgtagagtggtacctctacttaagaacttaattcattctgtgaccaggttcttaagaagaaaagtttgtaagtagaagcaatttttcccataggaatcaatataaaagcaaattatgtgtgcaaacccaatgggaaagaaataaaaacttggaatttgggtgggaagaggagaaagaagaagaggaggatggcagtcgctactgaaggaagaaggggaggggaggggaatcaaaatccaaaattttaaggcttaaaaaaggggggggactctgaggtggcgaggaggaagagcacgcacctcccatgcacccagcacaaggctgcctcccatacactgcaccagagagagaaacccaagcgggcaagaggggggaacttcctgctcctttgaccgaaaagtggctgctgctacctgcttccttttccttcccatgctgaagggctcccctcgctcgctttgtagccggtgtctttccttcactgtgatggctccggtttggctgaagctgagttgatctggccagggaTCCTTTCTGTGCTCCAGGAGGCAATgttgtgccaggtgtatgggaggcagcgcgagggagtcaccatagtgaagtgctttattccctctccaagtgcccagagaaaggaaaacgctccgttcgctctggactgccaaagcctccttaagcgccaccgaaagggtCCTCTgggagcccagaaaagcccgagatggccaggattaaaaggggaattgcaggaacctggctgggccttcgtgctgctctcaaatctGGGAAACTTCccagcttgggttcttaagtagaaaatggttcttaagaagaggcaaaaaaatcttgaacaccgggttcttatctagaaaagttttttagtagaggcgttcttaagtagaggtaccactgtatttgattgaaaacttaccaaataagTTTCATAGTaaacaattttctctttaattactatattttaagcttctttaaaaaaaaaaaaaaaaggacatccCTATTCTATTTTCTTGTTTCTTTGACAGATAAAGATGTTCCATGATAATTCTTGCTAATTCAAAGagaatatgagccggggtggcacagcaggtagagtgctgtactgcaggccactgaagctgacagtagatctgtagatcagcagttcaaatctcatcaccggctcaaggttgactcagccttccatcttccgagatgggtaaaatgaggacccagattttgaggGCAATATGTTAGTtgggtctgttaaaaagtgctattgctaacatgttgtaagccgccctgagtctaaggagaagggcggcataaaaattgaataaataaataacaggaaaaaaaacctgatGGTGCATCAGGATTAGCAAGACATTTTCCTTGCCTTTAATAGGCAATTTTTAATGGAAACAGAAACTTCAAAAATTATTTCTATCATTTTAGCATCTTGTAACATCTGTAAAACAAGATATTTTCTAATAAAGAATATCTTTTCTGAAATAGTTTGAGTTTTTACCATTCTAATTAAGAAAGGAAGTTAATTTAGGCATAAGTTATTTTTAAGAGCAGTAATTGATACAGTTATGGAATTTGATGAATAGAGGAATAAAATCCTATACTACAGTCCATTTTTATAAAATGGCTGTTAAGGAAAATGCAAAAATAGCACATTAGTTTATTTAGCATTTGGCACTGGTCTGTCATATTCTGTATCTATTAGTAgactgggtttattggtattgttttATACCCCAAAAGTTTTCTATTTTGAAATACTGTTCATCTTAATTCTTTACATtaatgtcctccagactatacagattgagttcattaagtctttcctgataggttttatggtGAGGTCACCAGAACTGAATATAGTATTCTAAATACAATGCTCGGATTAAAGatcccttttccccaagtgcattattttacatttggaaacattaaactgcagtttccattgctttcgccacttatctagtaaagctaaatcatttgccatattacagacacctctaggaatatcaactttattgcacactttagagtcatctgcaaaaaggcaaaccttccctaccaaaccttcccctatgtcactcacaaacatattaaaaagaataggacccagaacatattggataaacatttgtctgaagtggcatagagtttcctgcctaagcaggaggttggactagaagaccttcaaggtcccttccacctcttattctgttctgtttaagCGTGGTTTATAAATACAGATTTTTAGTTCCAATTTCAGATCCATGTTTCcaaacaaatgtatttattaatacagtttttaaaaaaaaattattttattcaacttctatgccgcccaattccaaaggactcagggcggcttacaacaatataaaaatacagtttacaataaaaagaagtcaaatataaatattaaaatgataatcccagtttttttaaaaaaaaccacgattcaaacaatccaatcaagacatgcataccattcaatacaatttggccatgaaacaTGTAAAATTCAAAGAATTTAAAGAAGTATATATTACTTCTAGTATattgtatcatttatttattcattttctatAGCTGTCCAACTTAACTAAATGACTGTTAACCTTTCTATATTAACTCAATGCTTCCCAAAACATTTTTTGAAGAAATCTTCAGTGCAGCACAAGATGAATGTGCATGTAAACAATTAAGAAAATTGAAATGTGTGTGCAGTAAATTGTCCAGATTAAAGATGTGAATCAGCCATCATTTTATGCCTATTCATATTCCTTAATGTGGCAAGAAATAttgaaacaaataaatttatattaatagACATTAATGAGTTATAATTTCTGATCCTCGGTATTAGAATTTTGTATATGTTGATGCTACTAATGACCCTTCTCCCTTCCAGCTACTTTTTATTTTACAGTATTGATATCTACAGATTGCTtcgtgtattttttttaaaagaaccattCTATGATTTCACTTTATGGGCAGATAAATGTGAGTTTGTCAAAGCTGTTGAATTGGACACCTTACACAGCATTCTTTACTGTCATTCTTTAAGCTGCAGAAACATGGAATGTTTTTAATCACTGGCTTGGAAAAGGAAACCTAGAATGAATcaataaaaacagtttttctTCTATCGAAGCCCATGTCTTGGTACAGTAGCTTACTCAATGAGACAGTTTGAAACTAAAATGACATGCTGTAATGAAAGCTTTCGCAGCTGTGAAATACAAGATGATATTCAGAGATCTGTAGAGAAACATTTAATCATCATCCTTTAAATCAGTCACTGCCAATAAGCAATTAATGAAACCTCCTTGGGACATTAATGCATTCTGGATAAAAATGGGATGCATGATATTTGTATATCTGGCAATAGATACACTGGAATACCTCTCTTCCAGTGTTAAAGCTCCCTTGTGGCACTCTAGCTGTGTGGGTTTTTTCTGGAATTAATAGGTCCTCTTGTTTCAGAAGTAGCAGTCCAATCTGGGTGGTTTCTTTACACATTGGGTTTTCTTTGTGGGTGTTGAGTGAGAAAAATGAAGGTTTTTGCGCTGGAAGCCAACAGAGTTTCCTATTAGAATTGACTGCTTAGAgcggtgcttctcaattattttctgttttgcccaccccccaggaagaagtaaacattttgcccccccccaactctcccccaggatgattgtttgcaatattcggcatgttttcactgaaaaaactcaagcggcttatcagcgtgattgagatgtgtttaagtgacaacTTAATTTAAaaggaacattaaaaaaacagaatataacttcaaataaatcaaacgtctgcaaaaccaaactgtccacttaggaagcaacactgattgacagtcaattgcacatgctgttgtgcaaatggaatagttgtgcaaatgaaatattcaattagaatatttcattcattcagatctaggatgtgttatttgagtgttcctttttttttttggagcagtatacatAGCATAACGgtaaaaaataatatatgcagTGTTagcttcattttagatgtcaaaataGATGTCATTTGTGGTTCCtgatgttttattttctgttggaaaccggtccaaatggctctttgtgtATTTAAGTTTGCCAACCCCCGATCTAGTTGTTTTTGACAAATTTGATATTCATTTGGATTCTGCTGTACACCAGATTGGTTTGTGGTGAAAGACTAGTAAACATTAAAGCAATGACAGCAGAACAACTAAGAATGCTGTGTCCAGTTCGGGTTGTTTTGTGTTTTAATATCTAATTGCAAACCAGCCTTATTAATTAAATGCTTAAATAATATTAATGTTTAATATTAAGTAAATGTTTGGAAAGGCAGACATAACAAAGAAACCAAGGTGTAATCTGGACTTAAAGCAATTAAGCCTACTCTTCTTAAAGAGAATCCAAAAGAAATTTTGAGATGAATAAAGTCATCTCTTCAtctattcagaaaaaaaatatactgtatagggTACATTTTGCCaacaggtggggttttttttcctat
Coding sequences:
- the DYRK3 gene encoding dual specificity tyrosine-phosphorylation-regulated kinase 3 isoform X5, producing MKDHPLTGSQVKVEQLFEDSGNRRSSTLQSTGINVSERSFPTPVKEKSSDSICTIKNSGSSIKAQKAGCLSAEQALKQYKQQLTTFEQQEIFNFPEIYFVGPNAKKKQGVSGAPNNAGYDDEQGSYIHIAHDHLAYRYEVIKIIGKGSFGQVAKVFDHKTHQHLALKMVRNEKRFHRQAAEEIRILEHLKKQDKTGGMNVIHMLESFTFRNHICMTFELLSMNLYELIKRNKFQGFSVQLVRKFAHSILQCLEGLFRNKIIHCDLKPENILLKQQGRSGIKVIDFGSSCFEHQRVYTYIQSRFYRAPEVILGSRYGMPIDMWSFGCILVELLTGYPLFPGEDEGDQLACMMELLGMPPQKLLDQSKRAKNFINSKGHPRYCSVTTQADGKVILNGSRSRRGKMRSAPGNKDWITALKGCDDSLFIEFLKESLNWDPSARMTPSQALRHPWICKRVPKPPSVDKSSGKRIAHYTNAFPGINSRLPPVGIANKLRANLMSDSNANIPLCTVLPKLVS
- the DYRK3 gene encoding dual specificity tyrosine-phosphorylation-regulated kinase 3 isoform X6 yields the protein MIEFPVGNKIQEPRIKKSTASEMIPEEKGEEGLQCIFIHTNPLPLLAEVGGRFAKRAWAAIGRDDRFGDGLYDSYMRIDQIRLPEPTNEECTPSGFPSLGRSNVTTSTFTMKDHPLTGSQVKVEQLFEDSGNRRSSTLQSTGINVSERSFPTPVKEKSSDSICTIKNSGSSIKAQKAGCLSAEQALKQYKQQLTTFEQQEIFNFPEIYFVGPNAKKKQGVSGAPNNAGYDDEQGSYIHIAHDHLAYRYEVIKIIGKGSFGQVAKVFDHKTHQHLALKMVRNEKRFHRQAAEEIRILEHLKKQDKTGGMNVIHMLESFTFRNHICMTFELLSMNLYELIKRNKFQGFSVQLVRKFAHSILQCLEGLFRNKIIHCDLKPENILLKQQGRSGIKVIDFGSSCFEHQRVYTYIQSRFYRAPEVILGSRYGMPIDMWSFGCILVELLTGYPLFPGEDEGDQLACMMELLGMPPQKLLDQSKRAKNFINSKGHPRYCSVTTQADGKVILNGSRSRRGKMRSAPGNKDWITALKGCDDSLFIEFLKESLNWDPSARMTPSQALRHPWICKRVPKPPSVDKSSGKRIAHYTNAFPGINSRLPPVGIANKLRANLMSDSNANIPLCTVLPKLVS
- the DYRK3 gene encoding dual specificity tyrosine-phosphorylation-regulated kinase 3 isoform X2, which produces MGRTARGLSPRYPAGYDAAEQKVGRSPFGRFGDGLYDSYMRIDQIRLPEPTNEECTPSGFPSLGRSNVTTSTFTMKDHPLTGSQVKVEQLFEDSGNRRSSTLQSTGINVSERSFPTPVKEKSSDSICTIKNSGSSIKAQKAGCLSAEQALKQYKQQLTTFEQQEIFNFPEIYFVGPNAKKKQGVSGAPNNAGYDDEQGSYIHIAHDHLAYRYEVIKIIGKGSFGQVAKVFDHKTHQHLALKMVRNEKRFHRQAAEEIRILEHLKKQDKTGGMNVIHMLESFTFRNHICMTFELLSMNLYELIKRNKFQGFSVQLVRKFAHSILQCLEGLFRNKIIHCDLKPENILLKQQGRSGIKVIDFGSSCFEHQRVYTYIQSRFYRAPEVILGSRYGMPIDMWSFGCILVELLTGYPLFPGEDEGDQLACMMELLGMPPQKLLDQSKRAKNFINSKGHPRYCSVTTQADGKVILNGSRSRRGKMRSAPGNKDWITALKGCDDSLFIEFLKESLNWDPSARMTPSQALRHPWICKRVPKPPSVDKSSGKRIAHYTNAFPGINSRLPPVGIANKLRANLMSDSNANIPLCTVLPKLVS
- the DYRK3 gene encoding dual specificity tyrosine-phosphorylation-regulated kinase 3 isoform X4; this translates as MRIDQIRLPEPTNEECTPSGFPSLGRSNVTTSTFTMKDHPLTGSQVKVEQLFEDSGNRRSSTLQSTGINVSERSFPTPVKEKSSDSICTIKNSGSSIKAQKAGCLSAEQALKQYKQQLTTFEQQEIFNFPEIYFVGPNAKKKQGVSGAPNNAGYDDEQGSYIHIAHDHLAYRYEVIKIIGKGSFGQVAKVFDHKTHQHLALKMVRNEKRFHRQAAEEIRILEHLKKQDKTGGMNVIHMLESFTFRNHICMTFELLSMNLYELIKRNKFQGFSVQLVRKFAHSILQCLEGLFRNKIIHCDLKPENILLKQQGRSGIKVIDFGSSCFEHQRVYTYIQSRFYRAPEVILGSRYGMPIDMWSFGCILVELLTGYPLFPGEDEGDQLACMMELLGMPPQKLLDQSKRAKNFINSKGHPRYCSVTTQADGKVILNGSRSRRGKMRSAPGNKDWITALKGCDDSLFIEFLKESLNWDPSARMTPSQALRHPWICKRVPKPPSVDKSSGKRIAHYTNAFPGINSRLPPVGIANKLRANLMSDSNANIPLCTVLPKLVS
- the DYRK3 gene encoding dual specificity tyrosine-phosphorylation-regulated kinase 3 isoform X1; the protein is MEAAGPRGMKKRPPPAGGWHRGLHGTARQLRSRFGDGLYDSYMRIDQIRLPEPTNEECTPSGFPSLGRSNVTTSTFTMKDHPLTGSQVKVEQLFEDSGNRRSSTLQSTGINVSERSFPTPVKEKSSDSICTIKNSGSSIKAQKAGCLSAEQALKQYKQQLTTFEQQEIFNFPEIYFVGPNAKKKQGVSGAPNNAGYDDEQGSYIHIAHDHLAYRYEVIKIIGKGSFGQVAKVFDHKTHQHLALKMVRNEKRFHRQAAEEIRILEHLKKQDKTGGMNVIHMLESFTFRNHICMTFELLSMNLYELIKRNKFQGFSVQLVRKFAHSILQCLEGLFRNKIIHCDLKPENILLKQQGRSGIKVIDFGSSCFEHQRVYTYIQSRFYRAPEVILGSRYGMPIDMWSFGCILVELLTGYPLFPGEDEGDQLACMMELLGMPPQKLLDQSKRAKNFINSKGHPRYCSVTTQADGKVILNGSRSRRGKMRSAPGNKDWITALKGCDDSLFIEFLKESLNWDPSARMTPSQALRHPWICKRVPKPPSVDKSSGKRIAHYTNAFPGINSRLPPVGIANKLRANLMSDSNANIPLCTVLPKLVS
- the DYRK3 gene encoding dual specificity tyrosine-phosphorylation-regulated kinase 3 isoform X3; the encoded protein is MMLLSRKSEGPHSAARFGDGLYDSYMRIDQIRLPEPTNEECTPSGFPSLGRSNVTTSTFTMKDHPLTGSQVKVEQLFEDSGNRRSSTLQSTGINVSERSFPTPVKEKSSDSICTIKNSGSSIKAQKAGCLSAEQALKQYKQQLTTFEQQEIFNFPEIYFVGPNAKKKQGVSGAPNNAGYDDEQGSYIHIAHDHLAYRYEVIKIIGKGSFGQVAKVFDHKTHQHLALKMVRNEKRFHRQAAEEIRILEHLKKQDKTGGMNVIHMLESFTFRNHICMTFELLSMNLYELIKRNKFQGFSVQLVRKFAHSILQCLEGLFRNKIIHCDLKPENILLKQQGRSGIKVIDFGSSCFEHQRVYTYIQSRFYRAPEVILGSRYGMPIDMWSFGCILVELLTGYPLFPGEDEGDQLACMMELLGMPPQKLLDQSKRAKNFINSKGHPRYCSVTTQADGKVILNGSRSRRGKMRSAPGNKDWITALKGCDDSLFIEFLKESLNWDPSARMTPSQALRHPWICKRVPKPPSVDKSSGKRIAHYTNAFPGINSRLPPVGIANKLRANLMSDSNANIPLCTVLPKLVS